A window of Chlorocebus sabaeus isolate Y175 chromosome 14, mChlSab1.0.hap1, whole genome shotgun sequence contains these coding sequences:
- the LOC119627114 gene encoding small ribosomal subunit protein uS14-like: MGHQQLYQSHLQKFSQGSRSHGICSDLHSLIQKYGHNMCLQCFHWYAKDIDFIKLD; the protein is encoded by the coding sequence ATGGGTCACCAGCAGCTGTACCAGAGCCACCTGCAAAAATTCAGCCAGGGTTCTCGCTCTCATGGCATCTGTTCAGACCTGCACAGTCTGATCCAGAAATATGGCCACAATATGTGCCTCCAGTGTTTCCACTGGTATGCAAAGGATATAGATTTCATTAAGTTGGACTAA